The genomic region ATCATCCGTAGGGTGGGTTTAGGTGGGCCGCCCCTGCTGCCAGCTATTCATAGCTGTAGCCAGTGTGGTTAGGACAGTTTTCCTAAAAACGTTCGAAAAAACGTTTGGACGTTCAAACGTTTCTCAGGCTTTTCCGCTCCCTCAGCAAAAAAAGTCGGCGTAGGAGGCGATCGCCCCGCTGGGTTCTGGCCCCTGGCCGTAGGCCCGCTGGATGTTGTCGAAGGTCATCACCGCCTGGGGGGTGTCGTCGGCCAGCAGGCGGCGGTTGAGCAGCAGCAGACGGTCATAGCGGTGCAGGGCGTCGCCCCACTCGTGGCTGCACACCACCAGGGTTTTGCCCTCGGCCTGGAGTTCGGCAAAGATGGCCAGCATCAGGGCTTCGGTTTTTTTGTCGATGCCGGTGAAGGGTTCGTCCAGCAGCAGCAGGTCGGCATTTTGGGCCAGGGCGCGAGCCAGAAACACGCGCTGCTGCTGGCCACCGGAGAGCTGGCCGATGGGGCGATCGCACAGATGCAGCATATCCACCCGTTCCAGGGCCACAGTAACCCGCTGCCGCGCCCGCTGGCTGGGCCGCCGCAACCACCCCGCCAGGGCCGACTGGGCCATCATCGCCACCTGCCCAGCGGTAATGGGGTAGTCCCAGTCGATGCGCGATCGCTGGGGCACGTAGGCCACCGACCGCCGCCGTCGCCGCAGCGGTGCCCCCTGCAAGAGCACCTGCCCTCGGCAGGGCACCAGCCCCAGCAGCGCTTGAATTAGGGTGCTTTTGCCCGCGCCGTTGGGGCCAATTAACCCCACCAGCTCCCCTGCCCCCAGCGACAGAGAAACGTCCTCTAGGGCAGGCCAACCCCGATAGTTGACAGACAGGTTTTGAACCTCTAGCATGGCACCCATGAAATGATAACCATTATCACTATCATACTAGAGCAGTTATCCATTTCTGGGAGCCATTTCTGGGAGAAAGTAGGCAATGTTTTTACACACGGTTGTTCAGTCAGGCCCTCGGTCCCTGGGGCGATGGGGGGCGGCGATCGCCTTGGCGGTGGGGCTGGCGGGGTGCAGCGGCAACGGCGGCCCGGTGGCCGACTCCGAGGCTGACGCTCCAGGGGCTCAGGCGGACAGCCCGGTGGTCGTCGCCACGACCAGCGTGCTTTGCGACCTCACCCAGCAGATTGCCGAAACCACCGTCGCCCTCACCTGCCTGCTCGACCCCGGCACCGACCCCCACACCTACCAGGTCAGACCCTCCGATCGCCAGGCCCTGGAGCAGGCCAACCTCATTCTCTACGATGGCTACGACTCTGCACCCAGCTTGATTAGCCTGGTCGAAAGCAGCACCACGGCGGCGGAGCGGGTGGCTGTTTACGAGCAGGCGGTACCCAACCCGCGCCTGGGCGAGGCCCACGACCACGACCACGGCCACGAAGCCCACGACCACAGTCACGACCATGATCACAGTCACGACCACGACCATGCCGATCAGGGCGATGGGCACGACCACAGCGCTACCGCCGATGCCGGTTTGGTGCCCGACCCGCACATCTGGCACAGCGCCAGCCACAATGCCGCTATGGCATCGGTGATTGCCGATCGCCTGGCTGAAATCAACCCCGATCAGGCCGATCTCTACGCCGAGAACGCCAGCCGTCTGGGCTCACAGTTTGCTGAAATCGACCGCTGGATTCAGACCCAGGTGGCGACAGTACCCGCCGACCAGCGCCAGCTCGTCACCACCCACGATGCTTTTGGCTACTTTGCCGAGGCCTACGACTTTGAGGTCAAGGGGGCGCTCAGCGGCCTCAGCACCGACGAAAAGCCGACTCCTGGCGCGCTGACAGCCCTGGTCGAGCAGGTCAAGGCCGCCCAGGTGCCCGCCATTTTTGCCGAAACCACCACCAACCCCCAGCTGATTGAAACCGTTGCCAAGGATGCGGGCGTTGCCGTAGCCGAGCAGCCCCTCTTTGTGGAAGGGCCGGGTGGCCCAGGCAGTGGGGCCGAAACCCTGCAAGCCATGCTGGTGGTCAATACCTGCGTCATTGTGGAGGCGCTGGGGGGCAGCTGCGATCGCGCCAGCGCTCCGCTTTAGGGTGAATTAAGGTGCAGGGTGTAGGGTTTAAGGGCAGCCCTATACCCTGCACCCTCAACCCTGCTCCTATTCCTTCATCAACGGCCTGAGCATGGCGCTGACCCGCAGCACCTCGGCCACTGACCAGG from Nodosilinea sp. PGN35 harbors:
- a CDS encoding metal ABC transporter ATP-binding protein; its protein translation is MLEVQNLSVNYRGWPALEDVSLSLGAGELVGLIGPNGAGKSTLIQALLGLVPCRGQVLLQGAPLRRRRRSVAYVPQRSRIDWDYPITAGQVAMMAQSALAGWLRRPSQRARQRVTVALERVDMLHLCDRPIGQLSGGQQQRVFLARALAQNADLLLLDEPFTGIDKKTEALMLAIFAELQAEGKTLVVCSHEWGDALHRYDRLLLLNRRLLADDTPQAVMTFDNIQRAYGQGPEPSGAIASYADFFC
- a CDS encoding metal ABC transporter substrate-binding protein → MFLHTVVQSGPRSLGRWGAAIALAVGLAGCSGNGGPVADSEADAPGAQADSPVVVATTSVLCDLTQQIAETTVALTCLLDPGTDPHTYQVRPSDRQALEQANLILYDGYDSAPSLISLVESSTTAAERVAVYEQAVPNPRLGEAHDHDHGHEAHDHSHDHDHSHDHDHADQGDGHDHSATADAGLVPDPHIWHSASHNAAMASVIADRLAEINPDQADLYAENASRLGSQFAEIDRWIQTQVATVPADQRQLVTTHDAFGYFAEAYDFEVKGALSGLSTDEKPTPGALTALVEQVKAAQVPAIFAETTTNPQLIETVAKDAGVAVAEQPLFVEGPGGPGSGAETLQAMLVVNTCVIVEALGGSCDRASAPL